The following nucleotide sequence is from Anopheles stephensi strain Indian chromosome 3, UCI_ANSTEP_V1.0, whole genome shotgun sequence.
TTTATTCAGAAAAGTGTACATCAACATTTGGTGTTGCTTGAACCGcaccacgcacgcacgcactcatacacacagaaCAGATCTGCCGCTAGACGGGACACGCAGTTCCTTCGTTCTTCGGTTCTTCCTTTCCGCTCCGTATCCTTTTCAGGCCGAGTTGTGAATGTTGAGCCGGAAAATGTCGTGCGCGCAGAAAAACGTTCCTCCGAGCGGCTTCAGCACGAACGTCTGCGAGTAGGCGTGCGGTGGATCCTCGTCACACTGCAACCGGCCGAGCACGTTGATCAGTACGCCCCCGTCGAACATGGGCTGCGAGTCGACCGCCGTAAGCACCCGCTTGATGTTTTGAAACGTTAAGCTCTGCAGCTTCTCCAGTATCTTGGCGGCGCCCTGTATCTGTTGCCCCTCGAACGTCATGAACGATAGTTCCGCATTGTACAGGTTCACCAGGCTGGGCCTTTGGGTCGAATCGTCGAACAGTGCGTAGTACTGGGTGACGAACCCTTTGCCAATTTCCTCGTACTGTGGATTAATGGCCATAATGGTGAGAAATTAACTAAATTTCGAATGCACGGAAACGATGCACGGCTGGGGATATGCTGCTGCGTACGGGAATGCggtttatttctctctcttcttttccCTACCTGCCGGCAAAACGTCAaattgctcgtttttttttgcgatggcAGCTGACCGCTACTTGACGTATGTCAAATAGATAAAGAGCGGTTAGCACACGCGCGTAAACGGTGTGGCCTTTTTTagttaaattaataaacactccattagtttttgcttttcagATCAGATAGGGCATAAAACGCGTACTTaaatatttccatttttccggATGCCAAAAATTACGGATGGCATGTACTTGCATAACTTTTCCTTTCGTACGTCaaatcacttttttttgcacctGTCTGTCAATGGGCTGCGTTTGACAGCGCCAGGCTTGCGAATCGGGACTACGTGATTTCTCGACAAGCGGCTCgtgggcagaaaaaaaaaggttcaatcGAAAACCTGATGCCGAATGGTGCAGACATACACGTTCTCTGTGCCGTCCGCGCGTAGTGTGATGAGTGAACATAGTTAGTCTGTCCTCTTAGCACGTTCCGCTTCAATCCTTTCGCTTTCCGCCAACATTACCGCGTTTGCTGAAAccgtgttttcttttgcggttaggtacgaaaaagaaaactgtggCGACCTGTGAATGTGCTGAATCCCCGTGAACGTGCGTGTccgtgtgtgctgtgtgtgctgtgtgtgtaccGAGCGCACTCTCGCGTGCAAAAGAAGTGTGGTGCAATACCGGCTCCGAGGGACAGATTGGAGAATTTCGCTCCTGCAAAAACTCAACCCCCGTGGTCGGATTTGTTGTTCTCGCTTCGTCGTCCTGACAGTTCGCGCTATCGCACAGGATGAAGAGTCCGTTCCGTGTTTCTAATGCCACGGCCGGATGGTTGGTGCTGGTTCTATCATCATGCTGCCTCGGTTATGTCACAGCCGCCGAATGGGGTAAGTGCGCTAGTCGCTGGGGGAGGCTGGTGGGATGGGATGTGAACGGGGGGACGTATTCGCGACGTATCCGCGCCTTCTTCAAGACGTTCGTCATTGGTGACAACAGTGCTCGTGACCACCGGTGAGGACCGAAGTGAGACCAtcgaacaggaaaaaaaaaaaccgcaaacaTCGTTTCTCTTTTATCTACCATCCAAAAATAATCATTTCAGCATAACCGCCCGCCAAGTCACCGAAAAGAGAGCGGCCTTTGCTATAGTGTAGAGTGATCAGCAACAGTG
It contains:
- the LOC118514207 gene encoding probable nuclear transport factor 2, which translates into the protein MAINPQYEEIGKGFVTQYYALFDDSTQRPSLVNLYNAELSFMTFEGQQIQGAAKILEKLQSLTFQNIKRVLTAVDSQPMFDGGVLINVLGRLQCDEDPPHAYSQTFVLKPLGGTFFCAHDIFRLNIHNSA